In Spirobacillus cienkowskii, a genomic segment contains:
- a CDS encoding OmpH family outer membrane protein, with amino-acid sequence MRIQKIVLMLLALSTSQFLYANNNLTTAKPLASSNSLKVCVVNVQSAILQTNDGKAAISKIEKEAAKERENILKKQNDLKSLEAEFQKSHSLWNDSEKMAKQKEFQEKLQEYQKLQINFEKQTRNKELAATQEIFLKIVSVVKKTRKQEKCSFAFDSGAGVLLDADEVSDITSKIVEKYNSEYKVKG; translated from the coding sequence ATGCGTATACAGAAAATTGTATTAATGCTTTTAGCTTTATCAACATCTCAATTTCTTTATGCTAACAACAATTTAACAACAGCAAAACCTCTTGCTTCTTCAAATTCCTTGAAGGTCTGTGTTGTTAATGTTCAATCAGCTATTTTACAAACTAACGATGGAAAAGCTGCAATATCAAAAATCGAAAAAGAAGCTGCCAAAGAACGAGAAAATATTTTAAAGAAACAAAATGATTTAAAATCGCTCGAAGCCGAATTTCAAAAAAGTCATTCTCTATGGAATGATTCAGAAAAAATGGCAAAACAAAAAGAGTTTCAAGAAAAATTACAAGAATATCAAAAATTACAAATTAATTTTGAGAAACAAACTCGAAATAAAGAGCTTGCAGCAACGCAAGAAATCTTTCTTAAAATTGTGAGTGTTGTGAAAAAAACAAGAAAACAAGAGAAATGCTCTTTTGCATTTGATAGTGGTGCAGGAGTTTTGCTTGATGCAGATGAAGTTTCTGATATCACATCTAAAATAGTTGAAAAGTATAACTCAGAATACAAAGTAAAAGGTTAA
- the lpxB gene encoding lipid-A-disaccharide synthase yields the protein MKPVKQGGICIVAGEASGDLQAALLIKSLKEEFKNKNITNYFFWGSCGPNMRQEEVDEVIRVEDLAVLGITEIISHYSQISAAYKKLLHQIIIRKPDAIILVDYPGFNLRLLQDIYALGFTTIYHIPPKAWSHGVYRTEILKKYCHLVTSILPFETSFFKDHKVNTCFVGNPLKDNIDEYIAKNNIKKIPFKIGLLPGSRKSEINRLLPILIESFIIISRENKNIIGAIPIAPTLDINFVKNVAYNTAKLHNFNKEWIDNKIEFGLNNSYEVMSSSSYAWVCSGTATLETAFFNTPMSVIYKTSSISAFIIKKIIKVKYVSLVNLTANKEVVPEFLQEDAQPKNLVEHALKVFSNNQYTQEMVQEFERIKNQFPPNAGKNAAIAILKCIEKYNYPGVNKFALHKFQAKT from the coding sequence ATGAAACCAGTAAAACAAGGTGGTATCTGTATTGTTGCAGGAGAAGCAAGTGGCGATCTTCAAGCAGCTCTATTGATTAAATCTTTAAAAGAAGAGTTTAAAAATAAAAATATTACCAACTATTTTTTTTGGGGTTCCTGCGGTCCTAATATGCGTCAAGAAGAGGTTGATGAAGTTATAAGAGTAGAGGATTTGGCGGTACTTGGAATTACCGAAATTATTTCTCACTATTCTCAAATTTCAGCTGCCTACAAAAAGTTATTACATCAAATTATTATTAGAAAACCAGACGCTATTATTTTAGTTGATTACCCAGGATTTAATTTAAGATTACTTCAAGATATTTACGCATTAGGCTTTACTACAATATATCATATTCCTCCAAAAGCTTGGTCACATGGCGTTTATCGTACCGAAATTTTAAAAAAATATTGTCACCTTGTTACAAGTATTTTGCCGTTTGAAACTAGTTTTTTTAAAGATCACAAAGTAAACACATGTTTTGTAGGTAATCCTTTAAAAGATAATATTGATGAATATATTGCTAAAAATAATATTAAAAAAATTCCATTTAAAATTGGATTACTTCCAGGAAGTCGTAAAAGCGAAATCAATAGGCTTTTGCCAATTTTAATTGAATCATTTATAATCATTTCAAGAGAAAATAAAAATATCATAGGAGCAATTCCAATTGCTCCTACTCTTGATATAAATTTTGTAAAAAACGTTGCATACAACACAGCGAAATTGCATAATTTTAATAAAGAGTGGATTGATAATAAAATTGAATTTGGTCTAAATAATTCTTATGAAGTTATGTCTTCATCAAGCTACGCTTGGGTTTGTTCGGGTACAGCTACTTTAGAAACAGCATTTTTTAACACACCAATGTCTGTAATATACAAAACATCATCTATTTCAGCATTTATTATTAAAAAAATAATTAAAGTTAAATATGTTTCTTTAGTTAATTTAACTGCAAATAAAGAAGTTGTGCCTGAATTTTTACAAGAAGACGCTCAACCAAAAAATTTGGTTGAGCACGCTTTAAAAGTTTTTAGCAATAACCAATATACACAAGAAATGGTGCAAGAATTTGAAAGAATAAAAAATCAATTTCCCCCCAATGCTGGCAAAAATGCTGCAATTGCGATATTAAAATGTATAGAAAAATATAATTACCCAGGTGTCAATAAATTTGCTTTACATAAATTTCAGGCAAAAACATGA
- a CDS encoding ABC transporter ATP-binding protein encodes MKQQSTKNFIKTLWFSGKKDLLLGLPWLPIYSIAEIIIALSLTTLLQLVFISTPRIQVGELVPGQLKNIISFSQTLDRRDLIFIIPIIIITASLIKLISAFMSSYFTERAGHKVAHTLREQMLKGFISSPGNKLDQKNPDYIANQLMQDTTLLQGAVSKGTISAVRDFLVLIGIIITMLFISWQTFLIGICIFVPLGIIFKKIAKKINYYTRESQKHQIGISARFISSHNGLLTINALRSHQREESDFNDLNFNNYSFMKKSIFVRTFFSPSIEFLAALILGIIFVLKLNYTEVFKSTIYASMLILLIFSFRYIKNIAGAITFFSEIRVVFQRVYLFLDDFKTSTNNILTPISYNSANSIEANQVSYTTEDHQNIIINCSLKIAKGSKIAFIGESGAGKTTMLRMLAGLLIPSKGSISIEPEFLYASQSPYLFKGTIKENIIYSEQKIPDHIADEKVKDLIIALSLAYSESGSKIMMDKNLGFLGEGLSGGEKARVALARTLFVSPKLILLDEPTANLDAESAQLFWKAVRSWKNKDSEHTIVTVCHVLQEIKDFDLCYVFANGKIINKCSPKELF; translated from the coding sequence ATGAAACAGCAAAGTACTAAAAATTTTATCAAAACTTTATGGTTCTCTGGTAAAAAAGATTTGTTACTCGGGCTACCGTGGCTTCCAATATACTCAATAGCAGAAATCATAATTGCATTATCATTAACAACTCTTCTTCAATTAGTTTTTATATCAACTCCAAGAATTCAAGTTGGCGAACTGGTTCCTGGCCAATTAAAAAACATAATTTCATTTAGTCAAACATTAGATCGAAGAGATCTGATTTTTATAATTCCAATAATTATTATTACTGCTTCATTAATAAAACTTATTTCTGCATTTATGAGTAGTTATTTTACAGAAAGAGCAGGTCATAAAGTTGCGCACACACTTCGAGAACAAATGCTTAAAGGATTTATCTCTTCACCAGGAAATAAACTAGATCAAAAAAATCCTGACTATATTGCAAATCAACTGATGCAAGACACAACACTTTTACAAGGAGCTGTTAGCAAAGGCACAATCAGTGCGGTTAGAGACTTTCTTGTGTTAATTGGTATAATTATAACAATGCTATTTATTTCTTGGCAAACATTTTTAATTGGTATTTGTATTTTTGTACCATTAGGAATTATATTTAAAAAAATTGCAAAAAAAATTAATTATTACACTCGAGAAAGTCAAAAACATCAAATTGGAATTTCTGCAAGATTTATTTCAAGCCACAATGGACTACTTACAATTAATGCACTGAGAAGTCATCAAAGAGAAGAATCAGACTTTAATGACTTAAATTTTAATAACTATTCATTTATGAAAAAAAGCATATTTGTAAGAACATTTTTTTCACCTAGTATCGAATTTTTAGCAGCATTAATATTAGGTATTATATTTGTTTTAAAACTAAACTATACCGAAGTATTTAAGTCTACAATTTATGCCTCAATGCTCATATTACTTATTTTTTCGTTTAGATATATTAAAAATATTGCAGGAGCAATCACTTTTTTTAGCGAAATTAGAGTTGTTTTTCAACGAGTTTACTTGTTTTTAGATGATTTTAAAACTAGTACCAATAATATATTAACCCCAATTTCTTATAATTCAGCGAATTCTATTGAAGCGAATCAAGTATCTTACACAACAGAAGATCATCAAAATATAATAATTAATTGTTCTCTGAAGATAGCCAAAGGAAGTAAAATTGCGTTTATTGGGGAAAGTGGTGCTGGCAAAACCACTATGCTAAGAATGCTCGCTGGTTTATTAATACCTTCTAAAGGAAGTATTTCTATTGAACCTGAATTTTTATATGCATCTCAATCACCTTATCTTTTTAAAGGAACAATAAAAGAAAATATTATATACTCTGAACAAAAAATACCAGATCATATTGCTGATGAAAAAGTTAAAGATTTAATCATTGCACTTTCTCTAGCTTATTCGGAATCTGGATCAAAAATTATGATGGATAAAAATCTAGGTTTTTTAGGTGAAGGGCTATCTGGTGGCGAAAAAGCACGGGTTGCTTTAGCAAGAACACTTTTTGTCTCACCAAAACTAATTTTACTAGATGAACCTACTGCAAATTTAGACGCAGAATCTGCGCAGCTCTTTTGGAAAGCAGTACGTTCATGGAAAAATAAAGACTCCGAACATACTATTGTTACAGTGTGTCATGTACTACAAGAAATAAAAGATTTTGACCTTTGCTATGTTTTTGCAAACGGAAAAATCATAAATAAATGCTCTCCTAAGGAATTATTTTAA
- the lpxA gene encoding acyl-ACP--UDP-N-acetylglucosamine O-acyltransferase, giving the protein MTSASVKIHPTAIIEDGAEIDTGVTIGPYAIIGKHVRIAKNTQIHAHSLITGHTHIGEENQIYSYASVGNTPQDLKYKGEPTQLIIGDRNIIREFTTLQPGTVQGGGKTTIGNENLFMAYTHIAHDCFVGNQNILANGTQLAGHVTIHNMTVIGGLSAVHQFVHIGDMAMLAGGTLAHKDIPPYCMSEGRFNSLALRGLNFEGLRRRNISLDTRNALKEAYKRIFLKSTITIDDVFNSISHLMHIPEIDNFVNFIKNSKRGVAVARDSIKKESETQE; this is encoded by the coding sequence ATGACAAGTGCTTCCGTAAAAATTCATCCAACAGCAATTATAGAAGATGGCGCAGAAATTGATACTGGAGTCACTATAGGACCATATGCGATTATCGGTAAGCATGTAAGAATAGCAAAAAATACTCAAATACATGCTCATAGCCTAATAACAGGACACACCCATATTGGTGAAGAAAATCAAATTTATAGTTATGCTTCTGTAGGAAATACACCGCAAGATTTAAAATATAAAGGTGAGCCTACTCAATTAATTATCGGCGATAGAAATATTATACGCGAATTTACAACCCTTCAACCCGGAACTGTGCAAGGCGGTGGAAAAACAACCATTGGTAATGAAAACTTATTTATGGCTTATACACACATTGCGCACGATTGTTTTGTAGGGAATCAAAATATATTAGCAAACGGTACACAACTTGCAGGACACGTCACAATACATAATATGACAGTGATCGGTGGCTTATCTGCTGTTCACCAATTTGTTCATATTGGAGACATGGCTATGCTTGCTGGCGGCACCTTAGCACATAAAGACATACCCCCCTATTGTATGTCAGAAGGCAGATTCAACAGCCTTGCATTAAGAGGTCTAAATTTTGAAGGCTTACGCCGCCGAAATATATCGTTAGATACGCGGAATGCTTTAAAAGAAGCCTACAAAAGAATTTTTTTAAAGAGCACTATCACAATTGATGATGTTTTTAACTCAATTTCTCACCTGATGCACATTCCAGAAATCGACAATTTTGTTAATTTCATAAAAAATTCAAAGCGCGGAGTTGCAGTCGCACGAGATTCAATAAAAAAAGAATCTGAAACACAAGAGTGA
- a CDS encoding tetraacyldisaccharide 4'-kinase, which produces MSKSIGQKIRKQLDLPWKDKNKLFFLFFPLLFFISLAIHVISKKKREKSYLKLYSFFDSKQSGFKIVCIGNVILGGTGKSPLVRKCALEYLNKGYLVAIASRGVGKNIVPVNIGKNYNVDKLSLLSDENREHYEILNHDSFKNSKFYILQSKKRLESLKFFLNEIHINNYDINKTIFILDDGLQHFSCPRDYNICVWSPNILINSPNFCIPIGPYREGFGKDSFINLLNNFDFRFWSRTKFENRDQFKENLIKSLEQYQIKPSQKDLIIQYKNNFYTINTSHQDFINIQNEIDEVQAIKYFYDIDTITIITGIANPENFIIDLKNIINNKKIKHIFLDDHSNLTNHSISLLENSQCLMITLKDLFRWHQNPKFYKSIKNKKIIGCTIDANLLNLEYNTISFESILT; this is translated from the coding sequence ATGTCAAAATCCATAGGCCAAAAAATCAGAAAACAGCTTGATTTGCCATGGAAAGATAAGAACAAATTATTTTTTTTATTTTTTCCACTTTTATTTTTTATATCATTAGCAATTCATGTAATTTCTAAAAAAAAACGTGAAAAATCATACCTAAAACTTTATTCCTTTTTTGATTCTAAACAAAGTGGTTTTAAAATTGTTTGTATCGGGAACGTAATTTTGGGGGGGACAGGAAAATCTCCTTTAGTTCGTAAATGTGCATTAGAATACCTTAACAAAGGATATCTTGTTGCAATTGCTTCAAGAGGTGTTGGAAAAAATATAGTTCCTGTTAACATAGGTAAAAATTATAATGTCGATAAATTATCTCTACTCTCTGATGAAAATAGAGAACATTATGAAATTTTAAATCATGACTCATTTAAAAATTCAAAATTTTATATCTTACAATCTAAAAAGAGACTTGAATCACTTAAATTTTTTTTAAATGAAATACATATCAATAATTATGATATTAATAAAACTATTTTTATTTTAGATGATGGTTTACAACATTTTTCTTGCCCCAGAGATTATAACATCTGTGTTTGGTCTCCTAATATCCTGATCAATAGCCCAAATTTTTGTATTCCAATTGGTCCTTATCGTGAAGGATTTGGAAAAGATTCTTTTATAAATTTATTAAATAATTTTGATTTTAGATTTTGGTCAAGAACAAAATTTGAAAATCGCGATCAATTTAAAGAAAATTTAATAAAATCCTTAGAACAATATCAAATAAAACCTAGCCAAAAAGATCTCATTATTCAATATAAAAATAATTTTTATACTATTAATACTTCTCATCAAGATTTTATTAATATCCAAAATGAAATTGACGAAGTTCAGGCTATAAAATATTTTTATGATATAGATACAATTACTATAATTACAGGGATTGCTAATCCTGAAAATTTTATTATTGATTTAAAAAATATTATAAATAATAAAAAAATTAAGCATATTTTTTTAGATGATCATTCTAATTTAACAAATCATTCAATTAGTCTACTAGAAAATTCTCAATGTTTGATGATTACTTTAAAAGATTTATTTAGGTGGCATCAAAATCCTAAATTCTATAAATCTATAAAAAATAAAAAAATAATTGGATGCACTATAGATGCAAATTTATTAAATCTCGAATATAATACGATTAGCTTTGAAAGTATTTTAACATAA
- the fabZ gene encoding 3-hydroxyacyl-ACP dehydratase FabZ encodes MINIYDKIIMNIEEIKEWLPHRSPLLLIDSVNQLSIGETIVTSKLLTPAEPVFEGHFPKNPIYPGVYYIEAIAQSGALLSSLSLFKKETKKTELGVLTSIEEARFRRPGLPGEKVYYEVSIEKMRGSFVWFKGTASINNEVAAQCKLSISITSKR; translated from the coding sequence ATGATTAATATTTACGATAAAATAATAATGAATATTGAAGAAATTAAAGAGTGGTTACCCCACAGATCTCCTTTACTTCTTATTGACTCTGTTAATCAATTGTCTATTGGAGAAACTATTGTTACCAGTAAATTATTAACGCCAGCAGAACCAGTATTTGAAGGACACTTTCCAAAAAATCCTATTTATCCTGGTGTTTACTATATTGAAGCAATCGCTCAATCAGGCGCACTTTTATCTAGTCTAAGTCTTTTTAAAAAAGAAACTAAAAAAACTGAATTGGGTGTCCTCACTTCAATTGAAGAGGCAAGGTTTCGCCGCCCTGGACTCCCTGGCGAAAAAGTATATTATGAAGTTTCAATAGAAAAAATGCGGGGCTCTTTTGTGTGGTTTAAAGGAACTGCTAGTATTAATAATGAAGTTGCAGCACAATGTAAACTTTCTATCTCAATTACTTCAAAAAGGTAA
- the lpxD gene encoding UDP-3-O-(3-hydroxymyristoyl)glucosamine N-acyltransferase, which yields MSLISISEIISQTHCEIIPKNVNLSFSGVAPLSIASKEHVSFLINEKYFDECLTTNAGAIICSKANAEKLIDKTKSILIVANNAHATLAKISQFFFKPVHPFSGISQQAIIDETAEIHPTATIFPFVFIAPHAKIGANSVIYSGCFIGAGSSVGSNCLLYPNVVIREGCEIGNGCIFNPGVVVGGDGFGFAPTEKENIKIPQIGGVKIADDVEIGANSTIDRGAMSDTQIGYQTKIDNLVMIAHNVVIGDFCFIAGQVGIAGSTTVGNRVVMAGQVGVSGHLKIGNQSILTAQSGITKNIPANETWGGTPARPHREYHLQLAVLNKLTKQMRKKNLS from the coding sequence ATGAGCTTAATTTCAATTTCAGAAATAATTTCCCAAACTCATTGTGAAATTATTCCAAAAAATGTGAACTTATCTTTTTCGGGTGTTGCGCCTTTATCAATCGCATCTAAAGAGCATGTCTCTTTTTTAATAAATGAAAAATACTTTGATGAATGCTTAACAACAAATGCTGGAGCAATTATTTGTTCCAAAGCAAACGCTGAAAAATTAATTGATAAAACTAAAAGTATTCTTATTGTAGCTAATAACGCCCACGCCACACTTGCTAAAATTTCTCAATTTTTTTTCAAACCAGTACATCCTTTTTCTGGAATTTCACAACAAGCAATTATTGATGAAACTGCAGAAATCCATCCAACAGCCACTATTTTTCCTTTTGTGTTTATTGCCCCACATGCAAAAATTGGTGCTAATTCTGTTATTTATTCTGGTTGCTTTATTGGCGCAGGAAGCTCTGTGGGCTCTAATTGTTTATTGTACCCAAATGTTGTTATTCGCGAAGGTTGCGAAATAGGCAATGGATGCATTTTCAACCCTGGAGTCGTTGTAGGTGGTGATGGATTTGGCTTTGCCCCTACAGAAAAAGAAAATATAAAAATACCTCAAATTGGGGGAGTAAAAATAGCTGACGATGTTGAAATTGGAGCTAATTCAACAATTGATAGAGGAGCTATGTCAGACACCCAAATTGGTTATCAAACAAAAATCGATAATCTTGTCATGATTGCCCATAACGTTGTAATCGGGGATTTTTGTTTTATTGCAGGACAAGTTGGCATTGCAGGTTCAACAACTGTTGGCAATAGAGTTGTTATGGCAGGACAAGTGGGCGTCTCTGGTCACCTAAAAATTGGAAACCAAAGTATTTTAACAGCGCAATCGGGTATTACAAAAAATATACCCGCAAACGAAACATGGGGAGGAACTCCTGCCAGACCTCATCGCGAATATCATTTACAACTCGCCGTTTTAAATAAATTAACAAAACAAATGCGCAAAAAAAATCTTTCATAA
- the bamA gene encoding outer membrane protein assembly factor BamA — MPGLKKYSYINNKILFTTTTCLALITGSLVYAQIPILSPPTEWGNEPISKITILGNKTVTQEAILNLMTIKVGHNLNQGLVSSNIKAIYASSFFQDVKFDKGSKNELIVYVVEKPTIYNIIYDGFHIVSSSSLKDKIISKKYTIIDEKKLAQDLRTIEQAYIEKGYYLAKPNYTLEEIEPGSVDVVFHVNENKPIQVRSVNIIGNEYFSHNDLQNFMMTRPYSWLSILTNAGLFRDEFIAADQQNLTYYYRDNGYAEATVPSPLATLDKNKRDISISFFIEEGERFNIGKITITGDVIDTESNIKEKLSLKENQIYRISKFNADMKTLKTIYGDQGFAFAYIYPTFNIDRVKKTYDIVYNINKGEKAYFRKINLEGNVKTRDNVIRRALRISEGELFNSSKLDNSKANIERQGFFEFVQIIQEPDQANHAVDLKVIIKEKPTGRISASIGASPSVSGSGVTVFGQGQYQEPNFIGKAYNIGVNAQLSPSPENNGKMNYTFSLNFSNPSVFDSPWSFGFSGAFSHNISLLTSSDVINKVYITQNTKSLSLNVGREVFENTRFSLGYSISDTTTEPSLPLTSKFYSSGKSEKLSQGLTYDDTDNYLNPTSGLHLNLSNSIALKGLYGQYNFGSASAVVAYYLPLNFSDNFKTNFRFSLMPRYVYQLSSTQPVPIWERPTLGNAYYMKGYSGPGEIISPSIPITISTLTGQTLNFSTGGNRSLYSSIEYFVPVIPQAGLRFVLFGEAGTVLDDYDNFSIDSLKYDVGFGFRWMTPVAPFRFEWAFPVDKNGNIGRAHFVFTIGTDSLNNM; from the coding sequence ATGCCGGGTTTAAAAAAATACAGCTATATAAATAATAAAATTCTTTTTACAACTACTACTTGCTTAGCGTTAATTACTGGAAGTTTAGTCTATGCGCAAATTCCCATCTTATCTCCGCCTACAGAATGGGGAAACGAACCTATATCTAAAATAACAATTCTTGGTAACAAAACAGTTACTCAAGAAGCTATTTTAAATTTAATGACAATAAAAGTTGGTCACAATCTCAATCAAGGATTAGTTTCAAGTAATATTAAAGCAATTTATGCAAGTAGTTTTTTTCAAGATGTAAAATTTGACAAAGGCTCAAAAAACGAACTCATCGTTTATGTTGTTGAAAAACCAACTATTTATAATATTATTTATGATGGATTCCATATAGTTTCATCTTCTTCATTAAAAGATAAAATAATTTCAAAAAAATATACTATTATTGATGAAAAAAAACTAGCTCAAGATCTTCGTACAATTGAGCAAGCTTATATCGAAAAAGGATATTATCTTGCTAAACCTAATTATACTCTTGAAGAAATTGAACCAGGCTCAGTTGATGTTGTTTTCCACGTCAATGAAAATAAGCCAATCCAAGTCAGATCTGTAAACATCATCGGAAACGAATATTTCAGCCATAATGATTTGCAAAATTTTATGATGACTAGGCCATATTCTTGGCTGTCAATTTTAACTAACGCTGGTTTATTTAGAGATGAATTTATTGCTGCAGACCAACAAAACCTTACATATTATTATAGAGATAATGGCTATGCCGAAGCAACTGTCCCTTCTCCTCTCGCAACTCTAGATAAAAACAAACGAGACATAAGTATCTCGTTTTTTATAGAAGAGGGAGAACGATTTAATATTGGTAAAATTACTATAACTGGCGATGTGATTGATACAGAAAGTAATATAAAAGAAAAACTTTCTCTCAAAGAAAACCAAATTTATAGAATATCTAAATTTAATGCAGACATGAAAACTTTAAAAACAATTTATGGGGATCAAGGATTTGCGTTTGCCTATATTTATCCAACTTTTAATATTGATAGAGTTAAAAAAACTTACGATATTGTTTATAATATCAATAAAGGCGAAAAAGCATACTTTAGAAAAATAAACCTTGAAGGCAATGTAAAAACCCGTGATAATGTGATTCGAAGAGCATTAAGAATATCAGAAGGGGAATTATTTAATTCTTCAAAGCTTGATAACAGCAAAGCAAACATTGAAAGACAAGGTTTTTTTGAGTTTGTTCAAATTATTCAAGAACCAGATCAAGCAAATCACGCTGTCGATTTGAAAGTTATTATTAAAGAAAAACCAACTGGACGCATTTCTGCCTCAATAGGCGCATCACCAAGTGTAAGCGGTTCTGGGGTCACTGTTTTTGGTCAGGGTCAGTACCAAGAACCAAATTTTATTGGAAAAGCTTATAATATTGGAGTGAATGCACAGTTAAGCCCTTCTCCCGAAAACAACGGGAAGATGAACTATACGTTTAGCTTAAATTTTTCAAACCCAAGTGTTTTTGATAGCCCGTGGAGTTTTGGATTTAGCGGCGCATTTTCTCACAATATTTCACTCTTAACATCAAGCGATGTGATTAACAAAGTTTACATTACCCAAAACACAAAAAGTTTAAGCCTTAACGTTGGTAGAGAAGTTTTTGAGAACACAAGATTTTCACTTGGATATTCGATATCTGATACCACGACAGAACCTTCTTTACCTCTAACATCCAAATTTTATTCTTCAGGAAAAAGTGAAAAATTATCGCAAGGCCTAACATATGATGACACGGATAACTATCTTAACCCAACTTCTGGTTTACATTTAAATTTATCGAATTCAATTGCTCTTAAAGGACTTTATGGCCAATATAACTTTGGCTCTGCATCAGCAGTGGTTGCATATTATCTCCCACTTAATTTTTCTGATAATTTTAAAACAAATTTTCGTTTTTCATTGATGCCTCGCTATGTGTATCAATTATCTAGCACACAGCCAGTCCCTATTTGGGAAAGACCAACACTTGGAAACGCTTACTATATGAAGGGTTATTCAGGTCCTGGCGAAATAATTTCACCCTCAATTCCAATTACAATCTCTACTCTTACAGGACAAACTTTAAATTTTTCGACTGGCGGAAATAGAAGTCTATATTCGTCGATTGAATATTTTGTTCCTGTGATTCCGCAAGCAGGACTTCGTTTTGTGCTTTTTGGAGAAGCTGGTACAGTACTAGACGATTATGATAACTTTTCAATAGACTCATTAAAATACGATGTTGGTTTTGGGTTTAGATGGATGACACCCGTTGCCCCTTTTCGGTTTGAATGGGCTTTTCCGGTTGATAAAAATGGTAATATAGGACGAGCTCACTTTGTGTTTACAATAGGTACAGATAGCTTAAATAATATGTAA
- a CDS encoding NUDIX domain-containing protein, which yields MFRENVAALIRYKNRYLGCFRSDHRTWQNVQGGIEKTDKNPMDAIIRETKEELGVTEKDFKIIYQSIYWRRYFFPKEILKKNRFKGNIGQEQLWFLIELQDFNAIKLEKSAGEFSKVDLFAIQDLINFYSSWKKSSFYDFCRELDLLSFKN from the coding sequence ATGTTTAGAGAAAATGTTGCCGCACTTATACGTTATAAAAATAGATATTTAGGCTGTTTTCGTTCTGATCACAGAACCTGGCAAAATGTCCAAGGCGGAATTGAAAAAACAGATAAAAACCCAATGGATGCGATAATTCGCGAAACCAAAGAAGAGCTTGGCGTTACAGAAAAAGATTTTAAAATTATTTACCAATCAATTTACTGGCGTCGGTATTTTTTTCCAAAAGAGATTTTAAAAAAAAATCGCTTTAAAGGAAATATTGGACAAGAGCAGCTTTGGTTTTTAATAGAACTACAAGATTTCAATGCAATTAAACTCGAAAAATCAGCTGGAGAGTTTAGTAAAGTTGATCTATTTGCGATTCAAGACTTAATTAATTTCTATTCCTCATGGAAAAAATCTAGTTTTTACGACTTTTGTAGGGAGTTAGATTTATTATCTTTTAAGAACTAA